From the genome of Vibrio coralliilyticus:
TCAATCTAATATCAATTAACCTTGCTAATGCAATGCTTAAAGCAAACAACAGCAACCCTAGAGCAACATGTTCAGAGGGAACCCTCAGTCCGAGAGTGATCGCAGTACCTCCAAATTCAAACTGGCTCATAGTTAATCCTGAGAGCGACTCAATGTGGTCTTGGCCTTTTTGCCACAGCGCACCAATCTCATTGATATACATCAGGTATGTTGAATAAGCATGACCAACGAAATGGTTACCAAGACCGAGAACAAGAAGCACCGAGCAAACTGCAACTCTGGTTACAAAACTTCTAAAACCTCCAGAAGTAAATGCCCCCATCAACTTGAAAAATGTAATAGGTATAAAGTAAAAGAATCGCCGGATTAATGATGTGTAGAGAAGGCTGCACATAACAACCGGCACGCCGATTAAATAGTACAATAATCTTGCCATAGGCTTTTCCTTTGATTCCGAATGTTCATAATCAGACACACACTTACTTTAAAGGCTGATATTCTTCAGCGTCATTAATTGTAATGTCAATTAATCGCTGTTGTTTATTGAAAACAAAATCAACGCCTTGTCGGCTCGTGACTGAGTTGTCCTTGTATACGTAGCGGTAACGATAAATTGTCCTGTTATCTGGGTACTCAACACTTTGAGGGTAGCCAAACGTCTCCTTGACGGTTTCCATTGTAGATAAGCCTACGGATAAACGTTCTAGCTTAGCAAAATTTATGGGGCTGCCTGATTCATAAGGCGCGGCACAACCAACCAATATGGCAGAGATACCTAAAGTAGCCAGCACGCTCTTACAGCGCATAGACATATGTTTCATCGTGTAGTCCTTTTGAATGACCTTGTTAATTTAGCACAGTTACGGGAAGTAGCAATATATATTTGCCAGAGCTGAAGCATTTGGGTCGTCAATGTATGCTCTATCGGATGGGCGATACGTTTTCATTCGCGCAGTCCAGGTAATGCCAGCATCATCAGCGTAGAATTCATTCAGGTTGTTGTTTATCGTAATGTTACCAGAGTCCAAGAAGTAGGTTGTCCACTTAAGTGGAACCATAATCATACGGCCATCACCGTTAGCGCCACATTCGGGCTTTGGCACTGAATCGTTAGCAACGATAACCACGGCACCTTTTTGAACAAAGTTAGGTAACCTTTCCGATAGTAGTGCTTCGTTAAGAGCACCAATTGCGATGTCTTGGAAGCGACTGGTTCCATCTAAATCGATTAAAAAGTTAGGATCGTTAGCATCATATATGTTACCAGTTGTGGCAATGTTACCACCTCCAATAGTCGTATGATTGGTATTATCCCCAATTTTTAGCTCGCCTGATATCAAGCTTTGAATCGTTGGATCAAGTTGTTCAATGTAGGAGGTTTGTATCCTATCAAGGTATGCATCTTGAGCTATCAGTGCTTGTGTAGAAACCGTGTTTGCAGCGTTCAAACTTTCAATTTCGCTGGTGCCAGAAGGCTCTATGTACCTTGTTGTTGAAACTGTGGTGGACGCTCTGTCGTACGCAGAAAACCTTTCCGCGCTGATAGTTTGCGCTCCTTCAATGTCTCCAGGGGTATCAAATATAATTCCAGCATTGTTCGCGAAATGTTCTGTGCCTGTTATTGGAGTTCTACCATCCGTTCTCTGGTACGGAGTATTAGCAATATTTAGCCCTATTTGAATCGAGATGATTGCACTATTGCGGTCTACATTGAAGAATGAGTTTGTAGCTCCAGCCGATGAGAATGTAACTTGTCCTTCTGCCCTGGTTGAAATGGCAACCGCTGTCTCGGTCGATGTTTGGCCAAGAACGACTACGCCTCTTGTTACATCGTTACTATCAACATACTGGAAGTTGACCGAGAGGTTTGTTCCATCATTACTGACTGTGAAGCGGTATTGCTGATTATCACCAACAATAGGGCGCTCAGAGTACTCGCATGGTAGATACTCTGAAGGTGCGCTTCCTCCAGTGCATGAATTTGCTTTAAGCCAGTTTAGACCAACATGCACTGTACCATTATTAAATGGCTGACCCGCAACATTTGATTGTTCGTGAGGTGCAAGCAACCCAGAGGCTGGGTCGCCTGCGCTTGAAATATAGCGAACTACACTATTAGCTATTTCGCCCAACCTTTTAGCTTGAGTTTCATAGCTTTGTATTTTTTGGTTTTCTAAAATTCGCTCTTGCCACGCTACCGCTGCAATACTTATCAACACTGAAACAAGAGCGAATTCAACTAGAGTCATACCAGCGTTCTTTTTTTTGATAGATATAGCTCGCATTCGATAACCTTAACTGTTTGTTAGAGTAATATCAGTTGTGCCAGCAACAGCCGCGCAAGTAGTATCCATAGCTGCTTTGCTAACGATTCTCGTGGCGCCAACTTGAACTTGTATAACCTTATCAATGTAGTTTCGAACTTCATCCAAACAACGGCCTGCTGGGACGTCCTCGATGATGACAGAAATGAATCCATTGGCGATATTGGTTGTTTGGCCACTGCGATCAGTAACTGTGGATGCAACACCAAAAGTGAGTCCATTCTGTGAGTACGGCGTAATAAATTGGTCGGTTACTGTTGATTTCATTGTTGCCGGTAGGTAGCTATCGCTTCGCCATACGGATGTGTTTGAAAAGCCATTGTAGTCCCCCCATTGCTGCTTTTCCTGAGTAACTCTAGCGAAAAATGTTACAATCGCATCTTTCATCTGGCCTGATGCCTGACTAGTAGCGTTAGACTTGTATGTCCCATAAGCCGCTATGGTCGCAGTGGCTATTAACAATGTGCCTAAGACCACTTCTATGAGCGATAAACCTTTTTGACGTGATTTATTGGATGATAAGCGTTTCATTTTGTTTTCCTTTTTTAAATATTCAGACGTTGTTTAAGCCTGACTCATTGAGAAGTTCGCAAGAACAAATAAAAGTATGTAACAGGCAAAAGTTACCTTACCCATGAAGTTCACTCTGTTTGCAAACGACATTATTTTTTGCTCGATGTCTTCTAGAATTGATTTGGCGACTATGTTCATGTTTGTACTTGGGTCGCTAAGTTCGAAAAAAACACTAAGCCGATACTGGGTTTCACGGTCAAACAAGTCATTTCTAAATGCTTCAATGTCCGAACCATTAAGCCTGTATGATTTTGTCATCTCGCTGACTTTCGACTTAATGAAACTGTTGGAATTAGAACTCATTACCTTAAATGCTTGGCTTGTATTGATGCCAGAGGTGTAAAGCAGAGATATTGACTGTAGAAACAGACCTGATTGAATTAGCCGAGAGTATTTTAATGGCACGCCAAAGAGTGGAGCTCTTTCTATTGTTGTTCGAGCCTTTCCACCCATATTGTCAGCGCACCAGCTATATGCTGAGTAGATTACAATTAGACTAATGAAGCCAGAAAACAAATTACCTAGTATGAACTCATTTACATTGCTAAACATAACCACGCGAGCTGGTGGCTCTTTATCCATCCGAATCAGTACCGACTCTAAGGCAGATATATACTCGGCCTGACTGAAAGCAGCGAATGCAATAATTATTAGGAGGTACATTACTGGAGCCCTAAGTGCTGCCCTGACAGATTTCATTAAATTCGCCTTGGCATCACCTTGTTTTATAATTACGTTCAAAGCAGCTATAGGGTCTTTTGAAGCACTCATAATCATTTTGTCCGTGCTATTTAAAAAAGGCTCAAGACTGTGTTTAACTTCAGGTTTTGCAGAGTTGGAGCGATCTTTCACCGTTTTACTTAGGTACTTTTCAGGTATCTTCTTCCAGCGTTCGGGGTACGTTTCAATCAATTTATTATATTGCTTGTCAGTTACGCTCAAAAATGGAGAGCCAACTATGCCGCCTTCATCACTGCCAGAAAGAAGAGCTGTAAATCTCATGTACTGCACTACTTTTTCACGGAATATAGTTCTAAATGACAGCTCAATAATAGATGCTCTGACATTTGTTAGAGTATTTCGTAATGGGGTACTACGGAGCCGATAATAGCTATTTTTCCAATGGTAAAGCGTGTCATATATAGTGGGTTTCATTGATAAACTACCTTTGGTTTTTCAATTCCATTAATGGTTCGAAACTTAAACGTGTCTTTTAATGAATCAAACTGTTCTATTACATCAGTTGGATCGATAACACCTTCAAAAACGTATGTGAGAGCAATTTCTTGTCTGGAAAAATGCTCACCTTTCAGCCACTCAATTTTTGCTTTGTCCTTTTCTCCTGAACTAACGAGCTCAAGAATGCGCGAGTTAAACTCGACAACTTCGGCTACCAATTGCCTGCCGGAAATTCCGCGATGACGACATTCAGAACAGCCACTAGTAGACCTAAACCGGATATCACTTATTCTGTGTGCGAGTCCCATCTCAGCCAATTGTTCAATGACTGTCAGTTGCAATGGATTGAAATCTCTGATGTCGTCAGCTCTTAAAGAGCAATGAGGGCAAAGTTTCTTGAATAGTTTTTGTGCAACAGCGGACTTCAAAACCTCGCCTGTTTTTAACAGCACTGAGTTAGCTCCGAAGCCTTGAAGTCGTTCAAAAATGTCAAATGGGCTATCACAGTGAAGTGTCGCAAGCACATTGTGGCCACTTAACGAAGATTGAATAGCGGCCTCACATGTTTGAGAATTATTAATCTCCCCAATGGCGATATCGTCAGAGTCACTCCTCACCACGTAACTCAATAATTCTTGAATCGCGATGGTTGCTTCAGATGGGTCCGTTACACCTGATTTAATCAGCGTGTGTTGCACTACGCCTTTTATATTTCGTTCGATTGGATTTTCAATGGATATGATTTTTTTTGTACCATGATGACTATCCCCGATGTACATAAGCATGTTTTCTTGGGTTACGGACTTACCGGAGTTAGTTTCGCCGATTAATAGTGTTATGCCTTTTCCAAACATTGCCGTTTTAATTACTTCTGCCTGGTTAAATCTAAAACCAAGTAATTCAAACGGGATACGTTCCGCAGTTGCATTTTGGTCACCTGTGCAACGCAGTACCATTGAGAAATTTTTGTCTTTTTTAGTCGTAGAATGACTCGCAATCCGCGCACCTAACGTCTTGCCGTTAATTTCTCGAAACAAGCTGCCATCTAATTTATCGTGTTCATTGAATCCAATACCAGCGATATTACCGCTTAAGCCAGCAACAGAAGCGTATAAAACAGATGCGAACGTATGTAGTGTGTTTTTGTTCCGTTCTTTTCCGTATAGTTCAAGCTCCCCATCTCTTCTAAAAAAGATACTGTTTTCATGGTCACCACATATAATGTGAATATCTGACGTATTAGTCTCATAAGCATTGAGAAGCATTGCGTCAATGGCTTTCTCAGTGTCATTGCGCTCTTCTGAATCGCTTTTCTCAACCTTCATCTCCAAAGCGTTGAGGATAAGGTCTTCGGTAACTTTTAATACGACTACATGGTGGTCTGCTAACTCAGCTTTAATCTTGATGGCTTGTTGAGCGTTCTTTATTATTTCGCGGTATTCATTGCGTTCGAGAGCATCTTCAATGTGTTCTGCAATCAATAGAAAGCCAACTTTTTTTTCAGTTGCGGCATGAGTGGTACGTTGATCTTCATTTGAACCATTGTCTTGAGTTTGGACCTGTGGGTAGCCAATTGGGTACTTAGTAAATTCAGCAGAGACAACGAATACAATTTTGCGCTGCATGTCTGCTCCCAATGACAGCTCTTCAGCCCCATGTACGGAGGAAATTTCACCTAAATCCTTTATCGATACAATTACTTTTGGCAAGCAATTCTGCCCAAACTCTCTTTTCATTCTTTACTCGCCTTTCATCGTGTCGTAGTTTACGGGTACTGGCGAACGGGATTGAGTTTGATAGGATACCTGTACTGGGGTGTTAGCTGATTCTGTAAATGATTTCAGTTCAGCATCTAACTTGCCCAGTGTGTATTTTTCCTGATACTGCTCTCGCAGTTTGTTATTGTGCTCAACTTGCTTGATTATCTGCTCCGCACTAACCACTCGACGAACAAGAGTTTGGTTAGTTTCTTTGTTCTTAAATGCAATGCTAGATGCTGTATAATCAACGATTATGAAAGAGCCAAATGCTTCTCCATTTTCTTTAGCTGTAAACAGATCTACGTTAGGTATGCGCTCGCCATCCACATACAGCTCAGCGGTAAAGTCGTCACCAATGCCGAATAATTCAGAAACGAACACCGTATTTAAATTCCATCCTTTGGGAAGTTCATATTTGACAATGTTTACTGAGTTAGCCTGCTGAGGTGGGGCTTCTGTTGCTGTCGGTCTATTTTGGTTACCATATAGTAACTCTTGTAATTTAATGGATTCTTTCGCAAGCGTATGAAGTGCTTTTATTGCCTTTATCTTTTCGTCGTTGTTTCTGTCTGATTCCATTATTCTGATACGTTCAGATTCAACCTCTTCAACCGTCATGGTCGCTGCGTAGGCTGAAAAAGCACATAATGTTAAGCTGACAAACAACGACAGCTTCAATGACAATCTATTGTTTTGCGTCATAGATGGAAATCTCCGTTACAAGTTGAGAGTTAGAGTGTGAGTAAACGAGCTTTACCAATACTGCGTTTTGGTAAGTTGACACGATTTCTTCGATTGGACCCAATGACTGGAGATGTTTAGATGTGATCACCAGTTTGTATTCACGTATATCTGATATGTAGTCGTTTTCGGTTAGCGTGTTTGACCTCATATATCGCTGAATGGATCGCAGTGCTTCTGTTGAGAGTGGAATGGGACGCTTTTCTAAAATCGCGCTGGTTAACGTCCAGTTGTCGATCAATCCGTTGTACTTAAAACTTTGAAGCGTTGATATGAGGTTTTCTGGAACGAAATGAGCAAACACAGCGTCGAACGGCTTATCGAGTTTGCTATCAGGTAATGTATGAACAACGTTTGCTTTTTCACCATCTAAAAATGATTGCACATAGTCAAACTGTGTTGTGAAGCTTACAAGGAGAGCGCTTTCGTCTTCTCGTATGTATTCAGAGTTTATCACTTCAGTCGGAGAGGGACTGCCAAGCTTACTTTTCCTCACAAACATTACTTTGTTAAGGGCGTAACCAGCAGTAGACGCAGGAAGAGAACCAATTGTTGATTTAAGAATCGTAGTTGACTTATGACCAGATGATCGTACATATGATTCGACCCATTCCATCTCCTGACTTATGGCGTCCTTAAAAAGCATGGCGTCCGAATCAGATGTATCAGCGTTCTTCTCTTCGTTATTGAGATTGGTATTTTTTGTAACAGCTGTTTGCACTACTGGTACATTAGAAAATAGCGCGTCATCTTCGGTTGAATCGATACCACTATCTCGATTACTCATCCAAAGTGCTACCGAAGAAGCCAGAATAAGTGCGCCAACAACCGCTTTTGGTTTAATCCCTGATCTTCTATTAGTAAAT
Proteins encoded in this window:
- a CDS encoding ATPase, T2SS/T4P/T4SS family, with product MKREFGQNCLPKVIVSIKDLGEISSVHGAEELSLGADMQRKIVFVVSAEFTKYPIGYPQVQTQDNGSNEDQRTTHAATEKKVGFLLIAEHIEDALERNEYREIIKNAQQAIKIKAELADHHVVVLKVTEDLILNALEMKVEKSDSEERNDTEKAIDAMLLNAYETNTSDIHIICGDHENSIFFRRDGELELYGKERNKNTLHTFASVLYASVAGLSGNIAGIGFNEHDKLDGSLFREINGKTLGARIASHSTTKKDKNFSMVLRCTGDQNATAERIPFELLGFRFNQAEVIKTAMFGKGITLLIGETNSGKSVTQENMLMYIGDSHHGTKKIISIENPIERNIKGVVQHTLIKSGVTDPSEATIAIQELLSYVVRSDSDDIAIGEINNSQTCEAAIQSSLSGHNVLATLHCDSPFDIFERLQGFGANSVLLKTGEVLKSAVAQKLFKKLCPHCSLRADDIRDFNPLQLTVIEQLAEMGLAHRISDIRFRSTSGCSECRHRGISGRQLVAEVVEFNSRILELVSSGEKDKAKIEWLKGEHFSRQEIALTYVFEGVIDPTDVIEQFDSLKDTFKFRTINGIEKPKVVYQ